Genomic DNA from Paenibacillus sp. KS-LC4:
CAGCGAATTAAGCTGACCCTGCATCGGAAGCTTCACCAGAAAATCACATTTTTCTTTAATGAGACGGCCAATGCCTTTGCCTTCATTGCCGATGACGACTGCGAGCGGCATGTCGAACTTCATCGAATATATTTCCTGCTTGGCGCTGACATCCGTACCCGCTATCCATATGCCTTCTTCCTTCAGCCGATCAATGGTTTGCGCCAGATTAGTCACGCGTGCAACAGGCACATATTCCGCTGCTCCAGCCGACGTTTTGGAGACGGTTGCCGTCAGTCCAACCGCACGGCGCTTCGGAATAATAACGCCATGAACACCGGTGCATTCCGCTGTCCGCAGAATGGAACCCAAATTGTGAGGGTCCTCAATTTCATCCAGCAGCAAAATAAAAGGCGTCTCATTGCGGCTGCGCGCCGCTTCTAATATTTCTTCAATTTCGGCGTAGCGAAAAGCAGCCGCCTGTGCAATAACGCCTTGATGCTGAACGCCCTCGGCCATGCCATCGAGCTTCCTTTTATCGACAAATTGTACGATAATTCCGTTTTTTTTCGCCTCTGCGGTAATCGGCTGTGTCATGCTCTTCTGGGCGCCCTCAGCGATCCAAATTTTATTAATTTCGCGCCCGGAACGAAGCGCCTCCAGCACGGGATGCTTGCCAGCAATAATTTCATCTTGCGGGTTAGTCTCAGTCATTATTCGCCCTCCTTTGTTTTCTTGGCTGCGAGGGAAGGAGCGGCTGGCTGTGCCTGCCGCTGCTCCCCCTCTTCTCTTGCTGCAATCGCACAGGCGAATAACTCATGCAAGCGCTGAATGCGGCCCTCATAATATAAATACCCAACGAGACATTCAAGCGCGGTAGCTTGACGATAATCGGCGGGATCAGCATTTTTAGGTGGCGCACCAGATTTCGTATTCCGCCCGCGCCGCACCACATCTGCCTCTTCTTCCGTCAGCAGCGGCTGCCAATACTCCAGCAAAATCCGCCGCTGCGCCTTTGCCGAGACGATGCCCGTCGCTTCCCGATGCAGGTGATGCGGCTTATGATTCGGCAGCGACACCAAATATTGGCGTACCAGCAGCTCGAACACACTGTCACCAACGTAGGCGAGCACAACGGGGTTCAGCAGATTTGTTTTTTTCGAAGGCGTGTAGAACAATAAGTCGCTTGCTAACGCCTCGTTGTTATGCAGCTCACTCATAGGCGGCGCCAACGGATGCCTTGCGGCGTATCCTCAAGAGCGATGCCTTTCTCTGTCAGCAAATCGCGAATTTCATCCGCTCTAGCCCAGTTTTTCGACTGGCGCGCTTCTGTTCTATCGACAATCAGCTGTTCAATTTCCTCATCCAGCAGATTCGCTTCAGCAGACTGCGGCGGGATTAGACCAAGCACCTCGTCCATTTGCTCCAGCACATCCAGAAAAGCCTGCACGCCCTCGATGCTCACATCTGCGCGATTCAAGTATTGATTCGCTTCGCCAACCAGATCAAAAACCGCGGTAATCGCATCCGGCGTATTAAAGTCATCATCCATTTTCGCCTCAAATGCGCTCATAATTTCCGCTAAGCGAGCATCCAACTCGAAAGCCGCAACCGCAGCTTCCTTCTGCTCCTCGCTCTCCAGCACCTGCAAGCGATGACGCAAGTTGGACACGCTGTTTGCGATGCGCTCCACACTGTTTACCGCTTGCTTCAGCGCTTCTTCATTGAAGTTAAGCGGACTGCGATAATGCCCGGACAAAATAAAATAACGAATCGCTTGCGGCTTTACCTGTTTCACAAGTTCGTGCACCGAAATACCATTGCCCAGCGATTTTGAAATTTTCACATTATCAATATTAATATAGCCGTTATGCATCCAATAATTCGCGAGCGGCTTGCCGGTCAATGCTTCCGACTGTGCAACCTCGCACTCATGGTGCGGGAACTGCAGATCATGTCCGCCGCCATGAATATCGAGTGTGTCCCCGAGGTATTTGCGCGCCATTGCCGAGCATTCGATATGCCAGCCCGGACGGCCTGGTCCCCACGGCGTATCCCAGAAAATTTCACCCGGCTTTGCACCTTTCCACAGCACAAAATCTTGCGGATTCTCCTTTCGGTCGCCTACTTCAATCCGAATGCCGAATTGCAGCTCCTCCAGGTTTTGATGCGACAGCTTGCCGTATTCCTCGAACTTGGCAGTACGGAAATAAATATCGCCTTCACTTTCATAGGCAATATCTTTATTAAGCAAGCCTTGAATAAAATCGACAATTTCCGTAATATGCTCGGTTACGCGCGGACTCAGCGTTGCCTTATGCACGGCAAGCGCTTCGAGATCCGCATTAAATGCCGCGATAAATGTCTCCGCCACCTCTGGAACCGTAGTTCCCAGCTCCTCCGCTTTACGGATCAACTTATCATCAACGTCCGTAAA
This window encodes:
- the rlmB gene encoding 23S rRNA (guanosine(2251)-2'-O)-methyltransferase RlmB, with product MTETNPQDEIIAGKHPVLEALRSGREINKIWIAEGAQKSMTQPITAEAKKNGIIVQFVDKRKLDGMAEGVQHQGVIAQAAAFRYAEIEEILEAARSRNETPFILLLDEIEDPHNLGSILRTAECTGVHGVIIPKRRAVGLTATVSKTSAGAAEYVPVARVTNLAQTIDRLKEEGIWIAGTDVSAKQEIYSMKFDMPLAVVIGNEGKGIGRLIKEKCDFLVKLPMQGQLNSLNASVAAGVFMYEVVRQRRSV
- the cysS gene encoding cysteine--tRNA ligase → MTLHLYNTLTRKKEAFESQEQGKVKMYVCGPTVYDYIHIGNARPVVFFDVVRRYLESTGYEVNYVVNFTDVDDKLIRKAEELGTTVPEVAETFIAAFNADLEALAVHKATLSPRVTEHITEIVDFIQGLLNKDIAYESEGDIYFRTAKFEEYGKLSHQNLEELQFGIRIEVGDRKENPQDFVLWKGAKPGEIFWDTPWGPGRPGWHIECSAMARKYLGDTLDIHGGGHDLQFPHHECEVAQSEALTGKPLANYWMHNGYINIDNVKISKSLGNGISVHELVKQVKPQAIRYFILSGHYRSPLNFNEEALKQAVNSVERIANSVSNLRHRLQVLESEEQKEAAVAAFELDARLAEIMSAFEAKMDDDFNTPDAITAVFDLVGEANQYLNRADVSIEGVQAFLDVLEQMDEVLGLIPPQSAEANLLDEEIEQLIVDRTEARQSKNWARADEIRDLLTEKGIALEDTPQGIRWRRL
- a CDS encoding ribonuclease III domain-containing protein, which gives rise to MSELHNNEALASDLLFYTPSKKTNLLNPVVLAYVGDSVFELLVRQYLVSLPNHKPHHLHREATGIVSAKAQRRILLEYWQPLLTEEEADVVRRGRNTKSGAPPKNADPADYRQATALECLVGYLYYEGRIQRLHELFACAIAAREEGEQRQAQPAAPSLAAKKTKEGE